One Sus scrofa isolate TJ Tabasco breed Duroc chromosome 1, Sscrofa11.1, whole genome shotgun sequence DNA segment encodes these proteins:
- the LYSMD4 gene encoding lysM and putative peptidoglycan-binding domain-containing protein 4 isoform X1 yields the protein MGCGGGSSGDGFRLIPDVRCPALREGIRGPVKKMRQKGVLTKTFRGPASVCRTPTSHVYMFENGSGDSGDSSEEESHRVALRPRGKERQKKGAHQSHQPGAGDVVLLQRELAQEDSLNTLALQYGCKVADIKKVNNFIREQDLYALKSIKIPVKNHGILTETCKELRPLLSSSTETRVTFEEQPDPDRVAVGANAPSSPLTEFFKGIDQNIEHAVQSEIFLSESYCLGTSSQPLLPAPPKTSTSGADCGIQWWNAVFIMLLIGIVLPVFYLVYFKIQATSEIPSSLNTTAVPNGSMIMSAVPEQAPKLVIPGPTIPSSDSQFSQTIHRGN from the exons ATGGGctgcggcggcggcagcagcggcgaCGGGTTTCGGCTGATCCCGGACGTGAGGTGCCCGGCTCTGAGGGAGGGAATCCGAGGTCCAG TTAAGAAAATGAGGCAGAAGGGAGTGTTAACCAAGACCTTCCGAGGCCCAGCCAGTGTCTGTAGAACTCCGACCAGCCACGTTTACATGTTTGAGAATGGCAGTGGGGACTCGGGGGACTCCTCTGAGGAAGAGTCCCACCGGGTGGCTCTGCGGCCTCGGGGCAAGGAGCGCCAGAAGAAGGGTGCCCACCAGTCTCACCAGCCTGGAGCAGGGGATGTGGTGCTGCTACAGCGGGAGCTGGCCCAGGAGGACAGCCTCAACACGCTGGCTCTTCAGTATGGCTGCAAA GTCGCAGATATCAAGAAAGTCAACAACTTCATCAGAGAACAAGACTTATATGCTTTGAAATCTATTAAGATTCCAGTAAAAAACCACGGGATCCTAACAGAGACCTGCAAAGAACTCAGACCCCTCCTGAGCTCATCCACAGAGACCAGAGTGACCTTCGAGGAGCAGCCAGACCCTGACAGAGTCGCTGTTGGTGCCAATGCCCCATCTAGCCCACTGACGGAGTTCTTTAAGGGCATCGACCAGAATATTGAGCATGCCGTGCAGTCAGAAatctttttgagtgaaagttACTGCTTAGGGACCTCCAGTCAGCCCCTGCTTCCAGCTCCTCCAAAGACATCGACAAGTGGTGCAGACTGTGGAATTCAGTGGTGGAATGCTGTTTTTATCATGCTTCTAATTGGAATTGTTTTACCAGTGTTTTATTTggtctattttaaaatacaagctACTAGTGAGATCCCTAGTAGCTTGAATACAACTGCTGTCCCCAATGGCTCAATGATAATGAGTGCAGTTCCAGAGCAAGCCCCCAAATTAGTGATTCCAGGACCAACCATCCCCTCTTCAGACAGCCAATTCAGTCAGACCATCCACAGGGGGAACTAG
- the LYSMD4 gene encoding lysM and putative peptidoglycan-binding domain-containing protein 4 isoform X2, with the protein MRQKGVLTKTFRGPASVCRTPTSHVYMFENGSGDSGDSSEEESHRVALRPRGKERQKKGAHQSHQPGAGDVVLLQRELAQEDSLNTLALQYGCKVADIKKVNNFIREQDLYALKSIKIPVKNHGILTETCKELRPLLSSSTETRVTFEEQPDPDRVAVGANAPSSPLTEFFKGIDQNIEHAVQSEIFLSESYCLGTSSQPLLPAPPKTSTSGADCGIQWWNAVFIMLLIGIVLPVFYLVYFKIQATSEIPSSLNTTAVPNGSMIMSAVPEQAPKLVIPGPTIPSSDSQFSQTIHRGN; encoded by the exons ATGAGGCAGAAGGGAGTGTTAACCAAGACCTTCCGAGGCCCAGCCAGTGTCTGTAGAACTCCGACCAGCCACGTTTACATGTTTGAGAATGGCAGTGGGGACTCGGGGGACTCCTCTGAGGAAGAGTCCCACCGGGTGGCTCTGCGGCCTCGGGGCAAGGAGCGCCAGAAGAAGGGTGCCCACCAGTCTCACCAGCCTGGAGCAGGGGATGTGGTGCTGCTACAGCGGGAGCTGGCCCAGGAGGACAGCCTCAACACGCTGGCTCTTCAGTATGGCTGCAAA GTCGCAGATATCAAGAAAGTCAACAACTTCATCAGAGAACAAGACTTATATGCTTTGAAATCTATTAAGATTCCAGTAAAAAACCACGGGATCCTAACAGAGACCTGCAAAGAACTCAGACCCCTCCTGAGCTCATCCACAGAGACCAGAGTGACCTTCGAGGAGCAGCCAGACCCTGACAGAGTCGCTGTTGGTGCCAATGCCCCATCTAGCCCACTGACGGAGTTCTTTAAGGGCATCGACCAGAATATTGAGCATGCCGTGCAGTCAGAAatctttttgagtgaaagttACTGCTTAGGGACCTCCAGTCAGCCCCTGCTTCCAGCTCCTCCAAAGACATCGACAAGTGGTGCAGACTGTGGAATTCAGTGGTGGAATGCTGTTTTTATCATGCTTCTAATTGGAATTGTTTTACCAGTGTTTTATTTggtctattttaaaatacaagctACTAGTGAGATCCCTAGTAGCTTGAATACAACTGCTGTCCCCAATGGCTCAATGATAATGAGTGCAGTTCCAGAGCAAGCCCCCAAATTAGTGATTCCAGGACCAACCATCCCCTCTTCAGACAGCCAATTCAGTCAGACCATCCACAGGGGGAACTAG